A stretch of DNA from Desmospora activa DSM 45169:
GACGGGTGATATGGAGGGAGCCGTAAAATGGTATCGCAAGCTCTTACAACACGATCCCGTCAAAGTGTCGGGCTATCACGGCATCAGCTGGCATTTGTGGCAGCAGGGAGAGTACGGGGAAGCGATGGCTTTATTGAAAAAGGCGTTGACACTGGCTCCTAACGATACTGACCTTTTGTTTACATTTGTATGGTTCCGCTTTCAAGCAGGCGAATTGGATGAAATCAACCACATGATTAGCCAGCTACCGACCTCGTTGGCCAATGAGCCCCTGTGGCTGGTGCTACGCTCACGCCTTCACGCCCATCGCGATGAATGGGATGAGGCCAAAGAAATAGCGTTGCAAGTGATCCGAGAGGCGGACACAAATGGGTTTATCCGGTCATTGGGGCATTATCAGTTGGGGCGCGTCTTTTTACAGCAACAAAATCCAGGCGAAGCCCGGCAGCATTTTCGCAAAGCGATCGAAGATGTTCCCACCTGGAATGAACCGCTGTTTTTTGAAGGGTTGTGCCACTGGCTGGAGGGAAACCCGGATGGAACACGGCAGTGTTGGGAAGCGATTCCGCTGACGGGAACAACCACGCAATAGGAGTGACCATTATGCATACGGTATGGAAAGGATCGATCAGTTTTGGGTTAGTCCATATCCCGGTTAAGATGTACACCGCTACAAAAGAGAAAGGGGTCTCGTTTCGCAATTTGCATCGAAAGTGTAAAACTCCGATCAAATATACGCGCACCTGCCCCCATTGCGAAATAGAAGTGCCATGGGAAGAGATTGTAAAAGGATATGAGTATGCCGACAACCAGTTTGTGCTGATGGAGAAAGAAGAACTGGATGCGGTGATGCCGGAGAATCGAAAGTCGATTGAGATTTTGGATTTTGTGCAGTTGGAGGAGATTGATCCCGTCTATTTTGACCGGACGTATTATCTGGGACCGGGTGATCACGGCGATCGCCCTTATGCGTTGTTGCGGGAGGCGATGCGGGAGAGTGGACGGATCGGAGTGGCCCAGGTGACGATTCGATCCAAGCAAACCTTGGGGGTGGTGCGGGTTTATCAAGGGTGCTTGGTGATGGAGACCATCTATTATCCGGATGAAGTACGGCAAGCGGAGGCGGTTCCGGATGTTCCCGGTCAAACGGAGTTGCCGGAAAAAGAGTTGGCGATGGCGCGGCAGTTGATTGAAAATCTGACGACTACCTTTAACCCTGAGCAGTATCAGGATACTTACCGTCAAGCGGTGGAAGAGATGATCGCGAAAAAGGTGAAGGGAGAAGAAGTGGTAACTGTACCGGAGAAACAGCCGGAACGGGTGGTCGATCTAATGGAAGCGCTAAAAGCCAGCCTGGAACAGACCGGGGAGAAAAAAGGGAAAGGGGGTCGCAAGAAAAAAGCCGCCAAATAGGCGACTACTCTTTTCCTTGCCAATAGCGGATATGGGTCACCTCTGAGGTCGGGTTTCGGTCCACCTCTCGCCCGTTTGTATCGAGACGCACTTTTACCTGACGGTAATGTTCCACAACCCAGTTTCCTTCACGCGTCGTTTTTTCTAATTCCATTTGATAATCGGTGGTTAGGCGTGGTGTGCCCGGCTGTGATAAAGCAGGTAGGGACTCCGGCAAAGCGGTCGTTTCACGGGCCACCAGCATCGCCACTAACATGAGATTGACGGCAATAACAGTGCCTAAGATTACCGGTATCCATCGTAAACGCAGGCGTTCTGTCATAACGACCTCCCCTGGTTTTTTTATACCAGTGTATGGTCGAATATGGACAAAGATACGAACAGAGGATTAAAGGGTACCTAAAAACAACCACAGCGCCACAATCAAGATGGATGCTTGATATAAGACTTCCAAAATGGGTTGTCGATTGGCTTGCACCATTTGTATCAGATGATACGCACAGCGAAAACAGATGACCACGAGAGCGATTTGGACTAACAACAGTGGCATTACATTCACCTCCATCCCCACCCTATGTAAAGAGGAGGTTGTTTCATGCGTGGGCAAAGACGGATCGGGGCAGGATAAACCATGTTCCCAATAAAACCGATGGAACCGATACAAACGGAAGCAATGCTCTCCTCCGATGAATGGATTTATCAAGTGAAATGGGACGGCGTTCGCATCTTGGCTTATCTGGAGGATGGACAGGTGCGATTATGGAATCGAAAAAAAGCGGAACGAACCGCCCAATACCCTGAGCTGGTTACCGAGTTAAAGGGGATTTCGTGCCGATCCGCTGTCCTGGATGGAGAAGTGATTGTGGTTCATCGGGGGCGAGCTGATTTTTTTCAGGTGCTAAAAAGGGATTTACTGCAAAATCCGCGCAAAATTCAAGCCGCTTATCAGGCGATACCGGTGCAGTTTCAGTTGTTTGATCTCCTGCATATCAACGGAGAAGATCTGGTGAAACACGCCTGGGAGCAGCGCGATGAGCAATTGCGATTGCTGCTGGAGAAAACGCAGACGGAACGGATCGCTGTGACGGATTCTTTTGCAGATGGCAACGCTTTGTGGCATGCAACCCGGGAACGGGGATGGGAAGGGATCGTGATGAAAAGAAAAACCAGTCCCTACCGTGTCGGGCAAAAGCATGCCGACTGGCGTAAAGTGAAACATTTTCGTACCCTCATGGCTCATCTGGTGGGAGCTTCCTTTAAAAAAGGACGTGTCAATGCGCTTTTGTTGGGAGTGGAGGAGGCGGGTGGGTGGTACTACATTGGACGTGCCGCCTCTGGGTTAAGTGAGCAGGAGTTGACGCTGCTGACGGAATGGATTCCGCAGTTACAGGTGGCGTCTCCTGCGGTGGTAAACCCGGTATATGATCCACAGGTTATTTGGATCCGGCCATCTTTTTCCGTCAAGGTTCGTTATTTGGAGTGGACACCACATGGTACGTTACGCTCACCGACCATCCTCGGATTTAACGCCTAAAAGAAAAAACCGGCCCTTGGCCGGAATGTGAGCGGTTTACCAGAAGAAGGGGCGGCCGAAAAAGGGACCACCGAATGGGGGGAAGAACGGAAACGGGCGGAAAAAGGGGAAACCAAAAAACGGGAAAAGACTAGTCTGCGGACCACCTGGGTTTCCATATGCGGCATATCCATAAGGGGAGTAAGGATTAGCCTGTTGCGTGTAAAAAGAGGGTCCGAATCCGTCGTGGGTTGGAAAGTCCGGCACAGGGGCATAATCGGGAAAACCTTGTTCTTGTGTCAACTCTGTTCCCTCCGATTCGTTTGATTTTTAGGCACACTGCACTTTATGATTCAATGTCCATTTTGGACTCTTGTCCGCTGGCATTCGCCCGGAAATTGGGCGTCAGTGGA
This window harbors:
- the ligD gene encoding non-homologous end-joining DNA ligase gives rise to the protein MFPIKPMEPIQTEAMLSSDEWIYQVKWDGVRILAYLEDGQVRLWNRKKAERTAQYPELVTELKGISCRSAVLDGEVIVVHRGRADFFQVLKRDLLQNPRKIQAAYQAIPVQFQLFDLLHINGEDLVKHAWEQRDEQLRLLLEKTQTERIAVTDSFADGNALWHATRERGWEGIVMKRKTSPYRVGQKHADWRKVKHFRTLMAHLVGASFKKGRVNALLLGVEEAGGWYYIGRAASGLSEQELTLLTEWIPQLQVASPAVVNPVYDPQVIWIRPSFSVKVRYLEWTPHGTLRSPTILGFNA
- a CDS encoding Ku protein; amino-acid sequence: MHTVWKGSISFGLVHIPVKMYTATKEKGVSFRNLHRKCKTPIKYTRTCPHCEIEVPWEEIVKGYEYADNQFVLMEKEELDAVMPENRKSIEILDFVQLEEIDPVYFDRTYYLGPGDHGDRPYALLREAMRESGRIGVAQVTIRSKQTLGVVRVYQGCLVMETIYYPDEVRQAEAVPDVPGQTELPEKELAMARQLIENLTTTFNPEQYQDTYRQAVEEMIAKKVKGEEVVTVPEKQPERVVDLMEALKASLEQTGEKKGKGGRKKKAAK